A single genomic interval of Zingiber officinale cultivar Zhangliang chromosome 4A, Zo_v1.1, whole genome shotgun sequence harbors:
- the LOC121973146 gene encoding protein MEI2-like 6 gives MEAALNPYAPPYVPVSLVGQYSPAATWITYAPQQIAYYPPLYLFVPPSPPGHSDGGQFAGGCDLTAAALRGKSEEEVVRVADEEGKSETKVMIKKGRNRIAQRRNHRMKQGDSSACFVFNKDDDDDYDGSKTTLMVKNLPNRFTKKKLVRLLDDHCWEENHQLEEKSGVVFSEFDFLYLPVDFKTGFNMGYAFVNFTTAIAARRLYDALHNFPWKAHGSRKVCEVTYARIQGITALRNHFNTSIFVCGDDEFLPAYYEPPRDGFRRPEPRVIGRRLVR, from the exons ATGGAAGCCGCTCTGAACCCCTACGCGCCGCCCTACGTTCCGGTTTCCCTCGTCGGCCAGTACTCTCCTGCAGCAACGTGGATTACCTACGCTCCTCAACAGATTGCGTATTACCCCCCACTCTACCTCTTCGTCCCGCCTTCTCCGCCCGGCCACAGCGACGGAGGTCAGTTTGCCGGAGGCTGCGATCTCACTGCAGCCGCCCTGAGGGGAAAGTCAGAGGAGGAGGTAGTTCGTGTTGCCGACGAGGAGGGGAAGTCCGAAACTAAAGTTATGATTAAGAAAGGTCGTAATAGGATTGCGCAGCGGAGGAATCATAGGATGAAGCAGGGAGATAGCAGCGCGTGCTTCGTGTTCAACAAGGACGACGACGATGACTACGATGGAAGTAAAACCACGCTCATGGTCAAGAATTTGCCCAATAGATTCAC gaagaagaagctcgTGCGACTCCTGGACGATCATTGCTGGGAAGAGAACCACCAGTTAGAGGAAAAATCCGGCGTGGTTTTCTCAGAGTTTGACTTTCTTTATCTGCCAGTTGATTTCAA AACCGGGTTCAACATGGGCTATGCGTTCGTGAATTTCACGACGGCAATCGCAGCGAGGAGACTCTACGACGCCCTCCACAACTTCCCTTGGAAGGCGCATGGCTCGCGCAAGGTATGCGAGGTCACCTACGCCAGAATCCAG GGTATTACGGCACTACGGAATCACTTCAACACCTCGATTTTCGTGTGCGGGGACGATGAGTTTCTCCCTGCTTACTATGAGCCACCGCGCGACGGCTTTCGTCGGCCGGAGCCGAGAGTGATCGGGCGACGGCTAGTTAGATAA
- the LOC121969572 gene encoding proteasome subunit alpha type-7-like translates to MARYDRAITVFSPDGHLFQVEYALEAVRKGNAAVGVRGTDTIVLGVEKKSTPKLQDSRSVRKIVNLDTHIALACAGLKADARVLINRARIECQSHRLTVEDPVTVEYITRYIAGLQQKYTQSGGVRPFGLSTLIVGFDPYTDVPALYQTDPSGTFSAWKANATGRNSNSMREFLEKNYTETSGQETVKLAIRALLEVVESGGKNIEIAVMTKKQGLRQLEEAEIDAIVAEIEAEKAAAEAAKKAPSKDS, encoded by the exons ATGGCTCGCTACGACCGCGCCATCACCGTCTTCTCCCCCGATGGCCATCTCTTCCAGGTTGAGTACGCTCTAGAAGCTGTACGCAAGGGAAACGCCGCCGTCGGCGTCCGTGGCACCGACACCATCGTTCTCGGCGTCGAGAAGAAATCCACTCCAAAGCTCCAAGACTCCCG ATCAGTGCGTAAGATCGTGAACTTGGACACCCACATCGCGCTGGCGTGCGCGGGACTCAAGGCAGATGCCCGCGTGCTCATCAACCGTGCTCGGATCGAGTGCCAGAGCCACCGCCTCACCGTAGAGGATCCTGTCACGGTCGAGTACATCACTCGCTACATCGCCGGCCTGCAGCAGAAGTACACACAGAGTGGAGGTGTCCGGCCCTTTGGGCTCTCCACGCTCATCGTTGGGTTTGACCCGTACACTGACGTGCCTGCGCTATACCAAACAGATCCCTCCGGGACCTTCTCAGCTTGGAAGGCGAACGCTACAGGAAGGAACTCGAACTCGATGCGGGAATTCCTGGAAAAGAACTATACGGAGACCTCCGGACAGGAGACGGTGAAGCTGGCTATTAGGGCACTGCTTGAA GTGGTGGAGAGTGGAGGAAAGAACATAGAAATTGCAGTAATGACCAAAAAGCAGGGTCTTCGTCAACTTGAAGAAGCTGAGATAGATGCTATTGTCGCTGAGATAGAGGCAGAGAAAGCTGCAGCTGAGGCTGCAAAGAAGGCCCCTTCTAAAGATTCCTAA